From the genome of Gracilinanus agilis isolate LMUSP501 chromosome 2, AgileGrace, whole genome shotgun sequence, one region includes:
- the LOC123234510 gene encoding N-acetyltransferase family 8 member 3-like isoform X2: MAPYHIRKYQDQDREKVIDIFTKGILYHVPAVFFHLLKQPRGFLLLLGGPGALFLGSASYILSLLAFLGLLTILWWIARYPYSDYVDYTLHTDMRDIRKTYLSDKGSCFWVAESEGQIVGMVCARPVQEALGPKKLELLHLSVGEEHRGQGMAKSLTQTVLQFAQDQGYANVVLSTHALNYAAHRLYQHQGFWKTHEAYDSLKWKMIAVPFFFFEYTVPSSF, translated from the coding sequence AAATATCAAGACCAAGACAGGGAGAAGGTGATAGACATATTCACTAAGGGAATATTGTATCATGTTCCTGCTGTTTTCTTCCATCTGCTGAAGCAGCCAAGAGGCTTCCTGCTCCTGTTGGGGGGCCCAGGTGCCCTGTTCCTTGGGTCTGCTTCTTATATCCTGTCTCTCCTGGCCTTCTTGGGCCTCCTGACTATCCTTTGGTGGATTGCTAGATATCCCTACTCCGATTACGTGGACTATACTTTGCACACTGACATGAGGGACATCAGGAAAACCTATCTCAGTGACAAAGGATCCTGTTTCTGGGTGGCAGAGTCGGAGGGTCAGATAGTGGGCATGGTGTGTGCCCGCCCGGTACAAGAGGCTTTAGGACCAAAAAAACTGGAGTTGCTGCATTTGTCAGTGGGAGAGGAGCACCGGGGCCAGGGTATGGCCAAATCTCTGACCCAAACTGTCCTCCAGTTTGCACAGGATCAAGGATATGCTAATGTGGTCCTGAGTACCCACGCCCTCAATTACGCAGCTCATAGATTGTACCAACATCAGGGCTTTTGGAAAACACATGAAGCCTATGATTCCCTGAAATGGAAGATGATAgctgttccttttttcttctttgaatataCAGTCCCTTCTTCATTCTAA